From the Triticum urartu cultivar G1812 chromosome 4, Tu2.1, whole genome shotgun sequence genome, the window CGGGCCATTATATTGTCGAGGTCATTGCACTTTTGGAAGATTAAAGTTCCACTTCGGATTAAAATCTTTATGTGGATCGTTCACAAAGGAGCTATTCTCACCAAAGATAATCTGACAAAGAGGAACTAGGTTGGTAATACTAGATGCTGCTTTTGTGATCAAAATGAATCGATTAAACACCTCTTTCTTAAGTGTCCTCTTACGAGCATAAACACGTTATTTGGGGCGTGACTCAATGGAGTGGACAGTCACATAACCAAACATATTCAGATAGGGATATGTGCCTTATTTTGGGCTATCTAGAATACTAGAAATAATTTGATTTTTAATGGAACAAAATTCACTAATTGTTTGCAGGTTATCTACAAAGCTACACCCTGGATCCATATGTGGTCGTTACTAACTCATGCTCACTTTATGAAGCTTTTGGCTATTGGGTGCAACCGTTGAGAGATGGTAGCATGGGTTATCTTCAGCCGATTTGGATGGCAAACTAATACTCCctttgtttttatttactccgcatataagagttgactgaagtcaaaTTTTGTAAGGTTTGACCAAATATATAGAAAAGAATATaaatatttatcataaaaatctATATGACGTCGAAGTACATTCAacaatgaatctaatggtattgatttgttattgtatatgttaatatttttgtcTATAAACTTTGCCAAAGTTTGCAAAGCTTGACTTTAACCAAAGCTAATAtacagagtaaataaaaacggagggagtaataggCTAGGTGTGTAGGCATCATAGTCTATTCTTTATCGTTGAATGTGGCACTTTTCCCTTTGTGTTTCATTTTAAGCTCGGACTATGAGCTTTTCTGGACCTTGAGACTTTGTTACGTTTTTATTTAATAATATGGTTGCATGCATCGATTGATGCAGATGCCGGGGGTTACcctctttttcaaaaaaaagcAGGCGCACGAGGTTACTGTCCGGTACCTCGCTTAATTAGTTGTTTACAGGTTTTTCCAAATTTTAGTTGAACTTATTCGGTTTAATTGTAATATGCCGAACTTTGTCCATCAAATTCGTCTGATTTATTCAATATGCGCTGGCTGTTATGACGTGTAAGAATGACTGGCTTCCCTCTTCGTCTCCAGCGGGCAGACAATGACTGAGATTTGCAGtcccgttggagatgctctaacattcGTAGTAAATACGTAAAAATGAAGAGAACAGTGTACCGAAGACACCGTATTCTCCATATTCTGCAGAGGGACAAAATTCTTGGGCCACCGGGGACGAGTTGACCTTGCAGAACGAGACATGGTTGCAGGCGCGCAGCTGCTACGGCTTCTTTCCTCTGCCAGAACGGTCTCGAGCGGACACACGTAAAGCCTGCCCCTCCCGTCTCTACCAAGCGCCCTTGCGGACACACTTCTCCATCGGTGGCCCTATGCATCGGTATACTCAAAAGTCGCGCAAAAAAGTAAGCACTCTCTCTGCACGGGGGGTAAAATCTTGTGATTTTACGCCGTCGTCCAGTTGCCATCGCCTTTGTTTCAGCACAGGCCGTGGGAAACAGTGAAAGGTGGCGACGTGCatacccatgcatgcatgcaaacACCACACGCTACGCTCGCAACCAGGGTCGGGCCGTGCCGTCTTATCTCTATCAGAAAACTTATAAAAGTTGCCAATGATACATACAGCCGCTACTGTTTTTCCACCGAGCCGAGCTCATCTCATATGTATCCTCATCACGTGGACGTGGCGCCCTAAGCAAAGGCCTTTTGAATTTCTCTCTCTGTCCGAGTGCCTGGAGAAAACAGCGGGAGGAGAGCCCGCCAAGTTGCCGACGTGAAAGAGGCTTTCCCGGGCTCGCCTCCAAAGCAAGACATTTCTTTCTAGCCTTGCCTTTGGCGATTCTTGTTCTACCACGTGCTCCTGGCTGCAACGTACATCGGCCTAGGTTGTAGGATAGGATAGGCTGGAGGGTGGGAGAGATAACCATGGACTCTAATTTCTTTCTTTAGTTGATTGCCCAAGAGACCGGACGTGTCGAGCCTTGCTTGGCATCATCGTGGTGCACTAGACAGCACCCTAACACTCACTCGCACGCCTACGTTTGAAAACCGAGCCGAGAGGTGTACCTGGTAGTACAAAATAATTAGATGGGAAATGCAACGGAGCGGAGCCGGGGAGGAAGACACCACCAAACCGTTGGTGTCGTCGCATCGCATCGCATCAGGCAGAGGTCAAAGCAAGAATGAAGACCAGCCGCTGGTAGGAGTGGTACTGCCTGCCTGCCTGCTGCTGGTACCAACCAGATTTCCCTGCCTGCCGGTAAGGTAAGACCAAAACTGGCGGTGGAGTCGTGTCATgtgcgcgcccccaccctcaccCCAGCGACACAGCAGGAGGAGAGGCTCGCGACGCGAGTGTGGGTGGTTGCGCACCTTCACTCACCTCGCGCGCCCCCTTTTGGCCTTTAATGATGCCGACCTTGTCTCCCTCCCCTCCGCTCTCGCCGGCCTATCGAATCCCGGGCTTTTCCCTCCTCCGATCGCCCGCGCGCCCCGCCCATCATGCCGTCAATCAGCCCACCCGGCCGCATCATCCGCGCCGAGATACTCCAACGCATCGACCCATTTTTTTCTTAAGGAAATCCGGAGGTTTTGTTTTGGCGTCACAACAGATCAGCAGCACATATCGTAGTACAGCTCGTGTTGCCGGTGTTGGCAGGCAGTGACTGGCTACCGCGCTGTGCCGGGTTCAGGGGTGGATGGCACCCTCCTTAATCACCACTAAATGAGCGACCGGCACTTGACCAGAAAAACAATTCTGTGCGGTCGGAGAAGCCCGCGCCATAATTTGGCTCACCAAACCGGCTGGCCGCCGTCTTTGTCTCGTTTTGGTGTTTTTTGTTTCTGATTCTGATGAAACAAATACTCCTTCGGTCTCAAAATAACTGTTTCGACTTTGTACAACTTGCACCCGCGaagaaacagaaaaagaaaaagataTAATTGACGCCGATAATGCGACACGTAGAATGAAAGAGACACTTCACATTATTTTAACTTAGTGTGTCTAGGTCTCAGTCAATTGAGACTTAACCAAGTCTCAATCAAATGATATAGCATATAAAAAAAAATAAACTGAAAATAACTTTTTGTATGAACTCCATACAAAATCAAAAGAATATAATATCGACTGAGACATAACAAAGTCTCGGACTCAGACTTAACAAAACTGTTTTAACTTTGTACAGCTCGCACCCGCGAAGAAGAAGAAACGCATATAATTGACGCTGATAATGCGATACGTAGAATGAAAGAGACACTTCACATTATTATCATATATATTACGATCAGCCATTTTTCATGCACACGTACTACAGTACTACACAGGTCTGACGGGAAGGAATTGGgctagaggaggaggaggactagGAGGGGGCACGGAAGGAGCAGAGGGCGGCGTCGCTGACGCTCTTCCTGGCGAGGAGCACGCGCTGCTGCTGCGACCGCTTGCAGTAGGCGATGGCGCCCTGGATCAGCCCCTCCGACTCCGACCGGCAGCTGCTGCTCCTCTTCAGGGCCGGGGCGCTCCCGCACGAGTTCCTCCGCACCGACGACGCCGCCGTCGTCGGTCGCCACTTGATCACGCCGGAGAAGGACTTGCGTTGCCGGAcgtgctcctcctcctccatcaGCTTCTCCCGCTCAATGCTGCTCCTCAGCGTCGTCGGGGCCGCGCTGCCGCTCACGTAGCTCTTGTTGATTTGCCCAAACGCCGACTTGCCGCTGACGCCGACGCCCTTGTCCCTGTCATGCGCGGCCCTGCTCCCGGACCCGGACCGAGCGCCGCGGCACCGCTCGTCGGAGCACCAGGTCCTGGCGAACAGGGACCGGAGGAAGGCCCGCGACGCCTGCAGCCTCGCCTGCATGGCCTTGCCGGGCTTCCTGCGCCGGCCCGCGTGCGGTGGAGCATGCGAGGAGTGCTGCAATGGCGCGACCGTGGCGGTGCCCCTTCTGCCGCAGCCACCTGTGGCGCCGGCGTCCGCGTCAAGCAGCTTGCCCCCCGGCCTCGGCGCCACCTTGTCCTTGCGCTGCCTGGCCCGCCAGGCCGGCTCGTCCGGGCAGGGCGCCGCCGGTTTGCTCCGGCACACCCGGAACTCGTACTCCCCGCAGGAGCTGAGATCCAGGTCGATGTACTCCTCCTCCGCAAACGAGTGCGCGCCAGCAGCACTGCTCGCTCTCGCTCTCACCATCGCGGCGCCGGCGTGCGCTCTGGGGCACATTGGGGGGTGAATTCAACAAGCTGGTCGAGCAATGGCTTGGCCTGCTCCGACGGTCGCAAGGAGGGGGGAGATGGGGGAGTGAGTTAATAGAGGAGGGGGGAGAAGGGGGGCAGTGTCAGGGGTTTGAACAAAAATTATGGGCAAGGCGATGGCAGGGGCAGTGGCAGTGGCAGGGCAGGGAGGAATCCAAGAAAACAGAATGGGGTTGGGGGTGGTGGCCCCTTCCCTTGTCTTGGAGGCTGATTGATTCCAGGGATTGTCTTGTGCAGTTGTGCTCACTCCCTCCCTCCTAGTAGATCAGATGACCTTCGTTCCTAGTTGTTGAAGGTGTAGTACACTTGCTGGTACTCCTGTGCAGTATCATGTAGAGTACAATTCACGCTTCACACAGAGCAAACAGTAACTAGTTGTATCTTGTATGTATGTACTCCTGCCTGTGTATTATTGCATGAATAAAGTAACTAGAAGTAGTAGGGTAGAGAGATTTGAGCAGGTTCTGGATCAAAGTATGCATGAATAAAGCTACCAGCGCCTTGGCCCTTGCCGCAAACGGTGTCAGGAGCTCAACTCAGGATGAAGCCCCAGTAAACTGAGGAGACGAATTATTACCTATGAGTACTATTTACTCTTTGAAGAAAAAGAGCACGTATGGATCAGTAACAACACAAAAGTGAGTCGAGAGAGGTTGACAAAGCAAAAGCAGCGCCTTTGCGCAGGCAGCCAAAGGGCGGAGAGCTTCTTTTCTTCTTTCCATTATCCTCGGCATCTTTGGTCTTTCCGCTGTCAACTAAAGCTGGTGAAAAGAACAAAGCCTTgaaaggaggaggaagacgcAGACGGGTAAAAGAGCAGGAGGTTGACTTTTCACTGGAGATGTACCACGTACGAGTACGTACTACAAGTATGGTCAATTTCACTGGAGATGTGGACGCATCAAACATCGTAAACGGCTCCTCTCCCAACATATGTGCAGTGCAGTGCAGATGGCAACGCGACCTTCACAGGATGCATCCAACAAGTCTTCGAGGAGAGAATGAAGCGGATCATAATGTACACCACAACTAGGTGCTACACATCACATACATACCCCGATCTTCAGTGCTAATGATTGTACACCAACTATTCGAGCCTTTGCTAGAAGCCAGACCGCAGCTCGCCTTCAAGATCATCAAACTCCCCCCCGCCGATGTCGTCGGCCCCGTATTCCCTGTAATCTTGGTCGaacttccccggctccgagtccgACTCCGACGGTAGCCGCGTCCTGAGCTGGGCGGCGATTGGGGACTCGGTTCTTGAATGGGTTggcgtgccgccgccgccgcccttggaGGAGGGCGATCGGGTTCGTCTCGATCCCTCT encodes:
- the LOC125553956 gene encoding probable membrane-associated kinase regulator 4; this encodes MCPRAHAGAAMVRARASSAAGAHSFAEEEYIDLDLSSCGEYEFRVCRSKPAAPCPDEPAWRARQRKDKVAPRPGGKLLDADAGATGGCGRRGTATVAPLQHSSHAPPHAGRRRKPGKAMQARLQASRAFLRSLFARTWCSDERCRGARSGSGSRAAHDRDKGVGVSGKSAFGQINKSYVSGSAAPTTLRSSIEREKLMEEEEHVRQRKSFSGVIKWRPTTAASSVRRNSCGSAPALKRSSSCRSESEGLIQGAIAYCKRSQQQRVLLARKSVSDAALCSFRAPS